A window of Bacteroidota bacterium genomic DNA:
GAAATACAGATTACGTTCTTCTCCAAGCTGATTGATAATATCCGAAATTTCCATGGTGTTGTCATTTTCACAAAATTATAATTATTATTTACACATCGCCATTATTCCCATTTTTATACACAGCTACTGAACCTATGATGATTGTGATTTTTATCAGGATGGTAATTTAAGTATTACGTTACTGAATTGAAAATATTTCTTATGTTTGTGAGAACATAAACCGTAGTATGAGAAAAATTTACTTCCTGCTATTTTCGTTTTTATTTTCAATATCAATTCAGGCCCAAACGGCGGATGAGTACTTTGTTTCTGCATTTCAAAAATTCCAGAAAAATGACTTTGCCGGAGCGCTTGATGATTATACGAAAGTAATCGCAGCAAAGCCTGACTATGCCGACGCATGGTTCAACCGTGCCATTTGCTATGATAAACTCAACAAGATTGAGGAAGCCCTGACAGATTATAATCAGGTTATTTTTCTTCAGCCTGATGATGCAAACGCCTACTTGAACAGGGGAATGATATACGATCAGCTGGGCAAAATTAAACTCGCATTGGTCGATCTTGACAAAGCCATAAAGCTGAACCCCGACCTGGCTTCCGCATGGTACAGAAGAGCCGTGATTTATGAAAAAATGAATGCCGATACACTGGCCGAAAAGGATTTTAAAAAGTACCTGAGTTTTTATCCATACAGCACCAGCGCTAATTATTATTTGGCAAATCTGTATGATAAAATGGAAGAACTGGAAGCGGCTATTTTTTGCTACACCAAGGTGTTGCTCGTTGATACCACCAATGCAAAGGCCTGGTATTACAGGGCATATGATTATGACCTTATCAGTAAACCCGAACTTGCTATTAATGATTATACGAAGGCAATTGCTGCCGATGCAAATTATATTGACGCCTATTTTAACCGTGCTTTTCTGTACGACGATTTGGGCCAGTTTGATAAAGCGGTGGCTGATTATGAAAAAGTAATTACGCTGCAGCCCGATGCTCTGGACGCCTATTATAATATGGGTCTGGCTAAAATCAGCATGGGGCGGAAACGCGAAGGCTGTGCTGCTTTCAAATATGCTGCAGACAGGGGAGACAAAGCTTCAAAAAAATTCTGGTCGGTTAACTGTAAACAAAAATGAAGGGTATAGGAAACATAGCAAAAAAAGTGTTCTTGTTCTATTACGAAGGGATACGCAATTCATCTACAGGACGAAAGCTGTTTCTTGTAATTGCTATCAAACTGTTTATTATGTTCATTATATTAAAGATGTTTTTCTTCCACGATTTTTTAAAATCAAATTTCAGTAATGACAATGAGCGTGGAAATTATGTGATTGAACAACTAACTAAAGAATCAAAGTAAAACCAAAAAGCAATTATTATGTTTGAACACGCCGATTTATCATTGATCGACTGGTCGCGGGCGCAGTTTGCACTCACGGCTATGTATCACTGGATTTTCGTGCCGCTCACATTGGGAATGGGTTTTATGATAGCCATCATGGAAACCATTTATGTGCGTACAGGCAACCCTGAGTGGAAAAGGATTACTCAATTCTGGATGAAACTTTTCGGTATCAACTTTGCCATTGGCATTGCTACCGGACTCATCATGGAATTCGAATTCGGAACAAACTGGTCTAATTATTCATGGTATGTGGGCGATATTTTCGGTGCACCACTCGCTATTGAAGGAATCATGGCCTTTTTCCTCGAATCGACATTTATCGCCATCATGTTCTTCGGATGGAGCAAGGTGAGCAAAAAATTCCATCTTGCGAGCACCTGGCTTACGGCTTTCGGTGCAAACATCTCTGCTCTATGGATACTCGTTGCAAACTCATGGATGCAGTACCCTGTAGGTATGCATTTCAACCCCGTGACGGGTCGCAGCGAAATGCTCGACTTTTGGGCAGTGTTGCTTTCTCCCGTTGCCGTCAATAAATTTCTTCACACAATTTCCAGCGCATACGTGCTTGCAGC
This region includes:
- a CDS encoding tetratricopeptide repeat protein; this translates as MRKIYFLLFSFLFSISIQAQTADEYFVSAFQKFQKNDFAGALDDYTKVIAAKPDYADAWFNRAICYDKLNKIEEALTDYNQVIFLQPDDANAYLNRGMIYDQLGKIKLALVDLDKAIKLNPDLASAWYRRAVIYEKMNADTLAEKDFKKYLSFYPYSTSANYYLANLYDKMEELEAAIFCYTKVLLVDTTNAKAWYYRAYDYDLISKPELAINDYTKAIAADANYIDAYFNRAFLYDDLGQFDKAVADYEKVITLQPDALDAYYNMGLAKISMGRKREGCAAFKYAADRGDKASKKFWSVNCKQK
- a CDS encoding DUF4492 domain-containing protein, with amino-acid sequence MKGIGNIAKKVFLFYYEGIRNSSTGRKLFLVIAIKLFIMFIILKMFFFHDFLKSNFSNDNERGNYVIEQLTKESK